Sequence from the Rhodococcus jostii RHA1 genome:
ATGCGCACACTACCGGGCGGAGACCCCGCGAAAGTGTCGTCCGTCCGGGGTGACCCGTAGTCTGGAACCATGTCTTCGGCTGTTCCACTCAATGTGGGTATCACACGTTCGGCAGATTCGGGGGCGTCGCGTGCCGACGGCGAGAAGCGGGTACTGCTCGCGGAGCCCCGCGGCTACTGCGCCGGCGTGGACCGCGCCGTCGAGACGGTGGAGAAGGCGCTCGAGAAGCACGGCGCCCCGATCTACGTCCGCAAGGAGATCGTCCACAACCGGCACGTCGTCGATACGCTCACCGATCAGGGTGTCGTCTTCGTCGACGAGACCGACGAGGTTCCGGAGGGCGCGCTGCTGGTGTTCTCCGCCCACGGCGTGTCTCCCGCGGTCCACGAATCAGCTGCGGCGCGCAACCTGCGCACCATCGACGCCACGTGCCCGCTGGTCACGAAGGTCCACCAGGAAGCCAAGCGCTTCGCCCGCGACGACTTCGACATCCTCCTGATCGGCCACGAGGGCCACGAGGAAGTGGAGGGCACCGCCGGTGAAGCCCCCGATCACGTGCAACTGGTCGACGGGCCCGACTCCGTCGACGCGGTGACGGTCCGCGACGAATCGAAGGTCATCTGGTTGTCGCAGACCACGTTGAGCGTCGACGAGACGATGCAGACGGTTGCCCGGCTGCGGGAGCGTTTCCCCAATCTGCAGGACCCCCCGAGCGACGACATCTGCTACGCCACCCAGAACCGTCAGGTGGCGGTCAAGGCGATGGCACCCGAATGCGACCTCGTCATCGTCGTCGGATCCCGCAACTCCTCGAATTCCGTTCGTCTCGTCGAGGTCGCTCTGAACGCGGGCGCGAAGGCGTCGTACCTGGTGGACTACGCGCGCGAAGTGGATCCGGCCTGGCTCGACGGCGTCCGGACGGTCGGGATCACGTCCGGTGCGTCCGTGCCGGAGATCCTGGTGCGCGGTGTGATCGATCTACTCGACGAACACGGATTTCACGACGTCCAGCCGGTCACCACCGCCAACGAGACACTGGTCTTCGCACTGCCGCGCGAGCTGCGCGCCGCGCGGACCTGATCGGCCCGCTACCTGCCCCGCCGCTGCTCTAGCGGGGCTGCTCCGTCTCGAACGGCGGCTCGTACCGGTCGCGGTAGCGCACCTGCGGAATGGGGTGGGCCGGCACGTCGGGGTTCGGCCAGGGTCGCGGCGTCGTCCGCGGCGGGACCGAACGCGGCGCCTGACTGGTGCGCGGAGGCGCCGAGCGGGGAGCCTGCGCTGCCCGGTCGACCATCGGTGGTGGGGGCGCGGTGCGTCCTCCCGACGACGAGGAGCGACGAGGCGGTGGGGTGGCTGCCCGTCGCGCCGAGCGGGGATGTTCCCGCGCAGCGTCCTTGTCACGCGCCCGGCGCGGCGGCGGAGACTGCTCCGACTCCTCGGGTGCGCGCCGAGGGCGGGCGGCGCGTGGCGCCCGCTGCGCGCGTCGCCGCTCGGACGTACGGGCGGGACCGGTCTTGCGTTGCTGCAGCAGGAAGAGGCGGAGGCCGCCGATCAGCAGGGTCACCACGGTGGCGGCGAGCATCACCGGAAAACGGTTGACCAGCGGATATGCGACGTTGATCGCCAGGTCTTTCAGTGCGGTGCTGTTCTCGTCCGCGATGAGACTCTGCCCGAGCGGCACCGCGACGAACAGGATCAGCGGCGGCTGGACGATCGCGGTGAACAGCGCCCGATTGCCGGCAGCCGCCACGGCGAGAACGCAGCCGAGGAAATAAAACGTGGAGAACGCAGCCGTGAGTTCCGTGCCACGAGCCGCATCGACAGCGAATCCGACAAAGGTGACTCCGACGGCCAGGAGAATGACACCCCACCAGGGGAGACCGGGGACCGTAGGGACAATCGACCGCCTGTCGAGCGGCACCCCAGAGCGAGCACGTTGGGTTGCAGACACACAACGACAGTAGCGGCAACTTGTTAACTAGCCTCGTTGGCGTGACCGGTAGAGCCTGAGAGATCCTCGAGATTTGTGCGTCGCGGCCACGAATCGACGGCGCTGACCTCGGTGACGTCGCCGTCGAACACGTCGAGGTCGTGGAGCTTGCGGGCGGTGACTGTGACCCGGGACTCCATCGACGCGACGGTGAGATTGAACGAGTCGACGGCCTTGCCGAGTTGTGAGCCGAGGCGGTCGAGATGCGCGCCGACCGTGCCCAGCCGCGAATACAGCTCCCGGCCGAGTTGGTGGATCTTCGCGGCGTCCTGCGACAGCGCCTCCTGCCGCCAGGTGTGCGCGATGGTCCGCAGCAACGCGATGAGAGTGGTGGGGGTGGCGAGGATCACGTTCCGCGAGAACGCGTGCTCGAGCAGCCCGGAGTCGGCGATCAGCGCCGCGTCCAGGAACGGGTCACCGGGCACGAACAGGACCACGAACTCCGGCGTCGGGTCGAACGACTCCCAATACGTCTTGTCGGCCAACTGGTCGACGTGCGTGCGCAGCTGCCGGGCGTGCCGGATGAGGTGCTGTTCCCTGGCGGTCGGGTCTTCCGTCTGCGCGGCGTCCAAATACGCCGCGAACGGGACCTTGGCGTCGACCACGATCTGCTTGCCGCCCGCGAGGTACACGAGCAGGTCGGGACGGACACCGTCCTTCGACACCTGGGTGTCGAAGTCGCAGTGCCGGACCATCCCGGCCAGTTCGACCACCCGCTCGAGTTGGATCTCGCCCCACCTGCCCCGGATCTGCGGCGCCCGCAGCGCCGTGACGAGTCTGTTCGTCTGCGTGGACAGCATCTGTGAGGTGCGGTGCATGCCCTCGACCTGCTCACTGAGCCCGGCGTACGCGTGAACGCGGTTGCGTTCGACGTGGTCCACCTGTTCCGCCAGGGCGCCGACGGCCTCGTGCAGCGGCCCGACCAGTCGCGAGATCTGCTCGCCGATCGCACCCGAGTGGCGGCGGGCGGAGTCTTCGCTGACCGCGCCGAGCGACTGCCGGAGGAGGGCCTCGTTCTCGCGCAGCGCGGCGAGCTGTGCCTCCGCTCGCGCTGCCCGATCACTGCTCCGCGCCGCGTGCAACAGCCACCCGAGGGCGGTGCCCGCGGCCAGCGCCAGGAGCATTCCGAGTGCAGCGAGTGCATTCATGTGGCTCATGGTGCACCGCCCTACCGACATGTGGGGCACCGCCCCAGCGACATGTGGGGCACCGCCCCAGCGACATGTGGGGCACCGCCCCAGCGACATGTGGGGCACCGCCCCAGCGACACGTCCAATCGCTCCGACGCCACGCAGCCGAGGTGTTCGAGGTTGTCGGCACCGTGCTCTACGGTCTCGGGACATGAGGATCCTGCACACTTCGGACTGGCACATCGGACGCACGTTCCACGGGGTGGACCTGCTCACCGACCAGGCCCGTGTGCTCGACGCGATCGCCGCCCTCGTCGCCGAGCACGGCGTGGACGTCGTCGTCGTTCCCGGGGACGTGTACGACCGGTCGATCCCCAGCGCGGACGCCGTCACCGTGTGCAACCGCGGATTCGAAGCGATCCGGGACGCCGGTGCGGTCATCGTCGCCACGTCCGGGAACCACGACTCCGCGGCGCGGCTCGGGGCGGGTGCCGCGTTCTCCCGCGCGGGCGGGCTGCACCTCATGACGACGGTCGCCGGGATCGGCTCGCCCGTGGTGCTCGACGACGAGCACGGTCCCGTCGCGTTCTACGGCATTCCCTATCTCGAGCCCGAGATCACCCGCGCGCAACTGGACGTGCCGACCGCCCGCTCGCACGCCGAGATCCTCGACGCCGCGATGGACCGCGTCTGCGCCGACCTCGACGGTCGCAACGACACCGGTCCGCGCACCAGGTCCGTCGTCCTGGCGCACGCGTTCGTCGTGGGCGCAGAGGCCACCGGATCGGAGAGGTCCATCTCCGTCGGCGGCGTCGAGACGGTGTCGGCGTCGGCCTTCGGCGGGGTCGACTACGTCGCGCTCGGCCACCTCCACTCGCCGCAGACCCTCGCCGAGAACATCCGGTACTCGGGTTCGCCGCTGCCGTATTCCTTCGGCGAGCGCACCCACAGCAAGGCGGTCTACCTCGTGGATCTCGACGCCGACGGACTGCGCGCCGTCGAGCGGGTCGACCTGCCGGTGGTCCGCGGTCTCCGGCAACTGACCGGGACGGTGCAGGAGTTGCTCGAGGACGACACGTTCCGCGACGCCGAGGACTGCTACGTGTCGGCGGTGCTCACCGACCCGGAACGTCCGGTCGACGCCATGCGCTCACTCCAGACGCGATTCCCGTTCGCCGTGCACCTCGAGTGGCAACGCCCCGAAGGCGGCGACGATCTGCGCTACCGCGACAAGGTCCACGGGCGCAGCGATCTGCAGATCACGCGCAGCTTCCTCACCGACGTGCGCAGCGAGCCGTCGACCGGCGAGATCCGGCTGGTGGAGGCCGCACTCGGCTTCGCCGGCCGGTCCGGCGAAGGCACCGCCGAGGTCGTCGCTCTGGAACAGACGGCATGAGGCTGCATCGACTCGAGGTCGAAGCCTTCGGGCCGTTCGCAGGATCCGTGGAAGTCGACTTCGATCGGCTCGGCGCCGACGGGCTCTTTCTGCTGCACGGTCATACCGGCGCCGGTAAGACGACGATCCTCGACGCGGTGGCGTTCGCGCTGTACGGCACGGTGCCCGGGGCACGGAAGGACGGCAAGCGCCTTCTGTCCGACCACGCGCCCGCCGGTTCCGTTCCGACGGTGACGCTCGAGGCGACGATCGCGGGCCGGCATCTGCGACTCGTCCGCAGCCCGGAGTTCGAGCGTCCCAAGCGCCGTGGGTCGGGGACCATCAAGGAAAACGCGAAGGCCACGCTCACCTGGCTCGACGGTCGCGGGGAGAACCTGTCACGAATCCCCGACATCGCCGACGAGGTCGGGCGGCTGATGGGCATGAGCGCCGACCAGTTCTTCCAGGTGGTCCTGCTGCCGCAGGGAGAGTTCGCGAAGTTCCTGCGCGCCGACAACGAAGAACGCGGTCAGCTTCTGGAGAGGCTGTTCGACACCACCCGATTCGGGACGGTGGAGGAGTGGTTCCTCGACCGCAGGCGAACCAGCGCCCACGACCTGGACGAGCATCAACGGGCCGTCGACGTCCTGCTGGCGCGGGTCGCGACTGCCGCAGGCATCGAGGGGGGCGCCGACGCCGATCCGGTGACCTGGGCTCACAAGCTCGAGGCCGAGGCGCGCGAGACTCGCGACCTGGCCGCGGACGACCTGCAGACGGCCAAGAGTCAGGCGAAGGTGACCCGCGATGCGCTGACGGAGGCGCGCCGTGTCCTCGAACTGCAGAACCGCAGGCGGCGAGCCGAGGCGGAACTCGAGGCGCACGCAGCGGGAGCGGACCGGCGGGCGGTCCTCGTCGCCGAATTGGCGGATGCGCGACGGGCCGAACCGGTCGCGACCGTGGCACGCGACGCCGACGCCGCCCGGGCCAAGGCCGCGGCCGCCGCGCGGAACGTCGAGGCGATCACGGACGGGTTGCGTTCGACGGTGGGCGGCGCCGATCTCGTGTCGGAGTTGTCGTGGCCTCCGACCGCCGACGAACGGGAGCACATCCGGTCGCGTATCCGCGCCTGGCGTGATGAGATCGTCCGCCTCGACGGGGCACTCGCCGAATCCCTCGCCGCCGACCGGCTCGCTGTCGAAGTGGATCGGCTGCGTACCCGGCAGGTCGAACTCGCCGAGGCCGGCGACGCGCTGTCCCGGGAGCGCGAACAATTGCCGCTCGCTCTGAGGGAAGCGGAGAAGGCGCTCGACTCGGCGCAGAAGGCCCGCGCCGCGGTGCCCGGGCTCGTCGATGCCCGGGACCGGGCGGCCGACGCTGCCTCGGCGGCGGCGGATCTCCGCACCCGCCGGGCCGAGCGGGATCGGCTCGAGCGCGGTGTGCTCGATGCCCGGCGACAGCATCAGGACGCGCGGGAGCACTGGCTCGACCTTCTGCAACGTCGGATCGCGGGCATGGCAGCCGAATTGGCGGGCACGCTCGAGGACGGTGTCCCGTGCCAGGTGTGCGGTTCATCCGAGCACCCGCAGCCTGCCGAACCGTCCGAGCTGTCGGTGACGAAGACCGACGAGGACAAGGCCCTCGCCGCGGAGCAGAAGGCCGCGGCGGCGATGACGACCGCGACCGAGAAACTGGGCGCGGTGGAGCGCGCGATCGGCGTGCTCGTCCAGCGCGGTGGCGACGGTGACGCGGACGAACTCGCCCAGGCACTCACGGCCGCGGAGACGGCGGTGGGGGAGGCGACTGCGCTCGGCGACGAGGTCGAGCGTCGGTCCGCGTCGCTCACCGAGCTACGGGACCGCGAGAGTCACCTGCAGGAACGGTCGCGGGACCTGGGCGTCGACGCCGCCACCGTCGCCGAGAGGATCACGGCGAGCACGACACAGCTCGGGGAGATCCGGGCCCGGGTGAGCGAGGCGGCGGGCGACGACCCGAGCGTGGAGGCGCGCCGCGCACGACTCGATGCGCTCGCCGAGTCCGCATCCGAGCTGCTCGACGCGCGGGACGCCGGTGCCGGAGCCGAGTCGGCGGCCCGTGAACTCGCGGCCAAGGCCGAAACACTGGCCGGCGACGCCGGTTTCGACAGCACTGCCGACGCCGTGGCCGCGGTCCGGACGGCCGCCCGTCAGGGCGAGATCGAGGCCGTCCTCACGGCGGCGCGAGACGCCGAGGTCGGGGCGCGCAGCGTGCTCGACGACCCCGAGGTCGTTGCCGTCGCCGAGGCGGATCCCGTGGAACTGGCGTCCGTCCAGCACGCGCACGACGTGGCCGCGGAGGTCGTGAACGTCGCCGTCGCGGCGGCGTCCGACGCCGAGCGCCGTCTGCTCGATCTGGAACGGTTCGTCGGTCAGCTCGACAAGGCCGCCGAGGCGATTGCGCCGATGCAGGCCGCGCACGAGGAGCTGGCTGCCCTCGCCGAGGTGATCGCGGGCCGTGGCCAGAACGCCAGGAAGATGTCGCTGCGATCGTATGTGCTGGCGGCCCGGCTGGAAGAGGTGGCCGTCTCGGCATCCGCGCGGCTCGGCCGGATGTCGGCGGGACGGTACGAGTTCGTCCACAGCGACGAGGCCGGTCCGCGAGGCCGCCGCGGCGGTCTGGGGCTGGACATCCGCGACGACTACACCGGGGTGGTGCGTTCGGCCAAGACCCTGTCCGGTGGTGAGTCGTTCCTGGCGTCGCTGTCGCTGGCGCTCGGTCTCGCCGATGTCGTCGCGGCGGAGTCGGGAGGCGTCGTCCTCGACACGATGTTCATCGACGAGGGATTCGGCACCCTCGACGCGGACACCCTCGACTCGGTGATGGGCGTGCTCGACGAGCTTCGTGACGGCGGCCGGGTGGTCGGGATCGTCAGTCACGTCGACGAGATGCGTCAGCGAATCCCGAGCCGGCTGCACGTGATTCGCGGACGCACCGGCTCCACCGTGGAGGTGGTCGCCGGCTGACCGCCGGTCAGTCCGCCTTGGGCGCGACGGCGGCCTCGTCGACGGTGACGCCCTCCCGTTCGGCGTCGTCGAGGTCGTCGTTCGCGGCGACGGCGTCGGCGATGTTGCTTTCGGCGCTGTGCTCGTCGATCTGCTCACCGATGTAGCGCACCACCACGGCGGCGACGGCGGCGGCGGGCACCGCGAGGAAGGCGCCGACGATCCCGAACACGGAGCCACCGGCGGTGACGGCGAGCAGAACCACGACGGCGTGCAGTTTCATGCTCTTGCTCTGGAGAACGGGCTGCAGCACGTTGCCCTCGATCTGCTGCACCACGAGGATGATGATCAGCACGATCACCGCGGTGGTGAGACCGTTGGCCACCAACGCGACGAGCACGGCGAGAGCACCGGCGACGAACGCACCGACGATCGGGACGAAGCCACCGATGAACGTCAGGATCGCGAGGACCGGTGCGAGCGGCACACCGAGAATGAGCAGTCCGGCGCCGATGAAGACGGCGTCGATGAGGCTGACCAGTGCCTGCGTCCGGATGAACCCGCCGAGCGTGTCCCACATGCGGCCCAGCACCACTTCGAGGTGACGGCCCGCGCGGCCGCCGCCGACGGAGTGCAGCCACGGGATGAACCGCGGGCCGTCCTTGATGAAGAAGAACGACAGCACCAGCACGAGGCCGAGTGTGAGCAGCAGGGAGCTGGCGGTGCTGACGCCGGTGAACACACCGGACGCGATGACCGTCCCACTTTCCTGCACCTTCACGACGATGGTGTGGATGCCCTGGTCGATCTGATCGTCCTGCAGGTTGATCGGCGGACCCTTCAACCAGTCCTGCACCTGGTTGATGCCCTGGGTGGCCTTGTTGGCCAGCTCGGGTGCCTGGTTGACCACGGACGGCACGATGCCCGCGATGATTCCGGCGACGACGGCGATGAACACGACGAGCGACGTCGCGGCGGCCGCCGCCGGGGGGATACGCCGTCTCGTCATCGCCCGCGTCGGCGGCCACAGCACCGTGCACACCACGACGGCCAGCAGCACGGGGAGGACGATCACCCACAGCTTTTCGATGATCCACCCGAACAACAACGCGCCCAGCGAGATGGCCACGAGGACCAGCGACCACTTGGCCACCCACATCGCACCCACCCCGATGAGATGCCCGCGGTCCGGTTTCGTGATTGCGCTCCCGGACGGTGCCGGGGCTTCCTTCTCCGTCACAGATGGTCCTCCCTGCCGTGTCTGCTCAGCCGATCAGTACTGACAGTACTGGGGGACGCCGGGACGGCCCGGTGAGGTCAGCAGCAGCGGGCACCCGGGTTCGCGTCGGCGTCCGCGTAGCGGGCCTTCCAGTACTCGCGCTCGGTCGGCACCTCGGCCTCCGGATGGTTCCGGCGAAGGTGTTCGACGTACCTGCTGTAGTCGTGGTCGCCCATCAGCGACCCCGTCCACCACCAGGCGGTCCGGACGGCCCCCACGACCCTATTCATCATGGTGATGTGCCCGGTCCGTGTGGGTGTGTGCAGCACCGGGTGCGCGCACGACGCCCGATGCGATGAGTTCGTTCCACTCCTTGTCGAGTTCCTTCTCGGCGGCGGTGGGGACGAACCCGGCGGGCGCGAAGATCTTCGACGGTTGCTCGGGTGACTCGGTGGTCGGCAGTCCACCCGCCCGGAATGCCTTGATGCAGACGAGCGCTCCGGCCACCACGACGACGAGGACGAGTCCGGCGAACACGATCGACAGGGTGCCCTGGATGAACGTGTTGCGGATGACGGCGTCGATGGCCTCGGGAGTCTTGGCGGAACCGAAGCTGGTCTTGCCGGCTTCCTTCGCCTCCTTGAACGCGGCGTGCTGGGACCAGTAGCCGACGGCGGTGTTGCCGGAGAAGATCTTCTGCCAGGACGCCGTCATGGTGACGATCAGGTCCCAGACGAGGGGAACGCCCGGAATCCATGCCCATTTGAAGAGGCCCCTCTTCATGACGATGGCGAGGACCACCATCAGCGCGATCGCGGCGAGCAGCTGGTTCGCGATGCCGAAGAGCGGGAACAGGGTGTTGATTCCACCGAGCGGGTCGGTGACGCCCATGAGCAGGATCGCGCCCCACAGTCCGACGACGGCCAGCGAGCACACCCAGGCTCCGACGCGCCACGACGGATCCTTGAACTTGCGGGCGGGTCCACCGAAGTTGCCGAGCGAGTCCGACAGCATGAACCGGGCGACACGGGTGCCTGCGTCGACGGTGGTGAGGATGAACAGCGCCTCGAACATGATCGCGAAGTGATACCAGAACGACTTGAGGGCGGCGCCGCCGAGGAACTGGCTGAGCACTTCCGACATGCCGAACGCGAGCGTCGGGGCACCGCCGGTGCGGGAGATGATCGACTCCTCGCCCACGTTCTCCGCGGCCTGCGAGAGGGTGTCGGGGCTGATGTTCGGGCTGGACAGTCCGAGGCCGTTCACGTAGGCGGCGGCCGTCTCGGGGGTTCCGCCGGTGAGGGTGGCCGGCGCGTTGAGCGCGAAATACAGGTGCTGGTCGATGATGCACGCGGTGACGAGCGCCATGATCGCGACGAACGACTCGGTGAGCATGCCCCCGTATCCGATCAGCCGCATCTGCTTTTCCTTCGCCAGCAGCTTGGGTGTGGTGCCGGAGGAGATGAGGGCGTGGAAGCCCGACAGCGCGCCGCACGCGATCGTGATGAACAGGAACGGGAACAGCGAGCCCGCGAACGCGGGACCGTTGCCCTGGATGGCGAACGTCGTGACGTCGGGCATCTTGATGGTGGGCTGCGCGACCAGGATGCCGATGGCCAGCAGGATGATCGTGCCGATCTTCATGAACGTCGACAGGTAGTCGCGCGGGGCCAGCAGCAGCCACACGGGCAGGACGGAGGCGGCGAAACCGTAGGCGATCATCAGCCAGGCGATGGTCACCTTGGAGAGCGTGAACCAGTCGGCGCCCCAACCGGTGTCGGCGACCCAGCCGCCGGACACGATGGCGAGGAGCAGCAGCACGACGCCGATCAGCGACACCTCCGCGACCTTGCCCGGGCGCAGGTACCGCAGGTAGACGCCCATGAACAGGGCGATCGGGATGGTCATGGCGATCGAGAAGACGCCCCACGGGCTTTCCGCGAGCGCGTTGACGACGACGAGGGCGAGTACAGCGATGAGGATGATCATGATGACGAAGACGCCGATCATGGCGGCCACACCGCCGACGAGGCCGAGTTCGTCGCGAGCCATCTGACCGAGGCTGCGTCCGCGGCGTTTCGTCGAGATCCACAGGACGAGGAAGTCCTGGACCGCTCCGGCGAAGACGACGCCGATGATGATCCACAGCGTGCCGGGCAGGTAGCCCATCTGTGCGGCGAGGACGGGACCGACGAGGGGACCTGCGCCGGCGATTGCGGCGAAGTGGTGCCCGAACAGCACCCGCCGGTCCGTCGGCATGTAGTCCTTGCCGTTTTCCAGGATTTCGGCGGGGGTGGCCCGGTCGTCACGGGGCTGGACGAGTTTGCGCTCGATCATCCGCGCGTAGAAGCGGTAGGCGATGAGGTACGTGCAGACGGCGGCCACCACGAACCAGACGGCGTTGATGTTCTCGCCGCGGATGAACGCGATCATCACCCAGGCGATGCCACCGAGGAGGCCGAGGACGGCGAACGTGATCCGCGCCGCCGGTGAGATGGGGGTGCGGTCCACGACGCCGACCGCTGGCAGATCCGGATCCGTTTTCAGATACTCGATCTCGGATTCGGGGGCGGCTCTCAGGGCCATCGCGAACTCCTTCCCAGCGCCCCCGTCGTCATTGTGTGCCGGGGGTGACGCCGTCGACAGATGCCACATCTTTTGTGGCCCCCGTCACCCTATTGCGCCGACGTTCGGTTCGACGAAAAAACGACGTCAGAAGCGAGACGAATCGGCGTCGATCCAGTCGGTGAGCCAATCCGAGGGCGGATCCTCGAGCAGTTCGCCGGGCATCAGCCACTCGTACAGTTCCGCGTAGGTGCGCGTGGTGACCCCGTCGATCCGGCGGTTGAGCATCGACGGTGTCAGTTGGTCGAAGCTGTCGAGACCCATCGATGCCACCATCTGCTGGGCGCCGGCCACCGTCGACTTCTGGAACCGGAACACCCTGGCCGCCTTGTCGGGGACGTCGAGCGCGCGGGTCCGCGCCGGGTCCTGCGTCGTCACTCCGACGGGGCAGCGGTTGGTGTGGCACATCTGCGCCTGGATGCAGCCGACGGCGAACATCATCGCGCGGGCGGCCAGGGTGAAGTCGGCGCCCTGAATGATCCGTTTGACGATGTCGGATGCGCTGGCGACCTTCCCGGACGCGCCGATCTTGATGCGGTTCCGCAGTCCGGCGCCGGTGAGCGCGTTGTGCACGAGCATCAGCCCCTCGGTGAGGGGCATGCCCATGTTGTCCTCGAATTCCACTGGACCTGCACCGGTTCCGCCCTCGGAGCCGTCGACGATGACGAAGTCCGGGGTGACGTCGCGTTCGAGCATCGCCTTGCAGATGCCGAGGAACTCGGTGCGCGATCCGACGCACAATTTGAACCCGACGGGTTTGCCGCCGGAGAGCGTTCGCAGGGTGACGATGAAGTCGATCAGCTCGTTCGGGGTGGAGAACGCGGTGTGCGAGGGCGGGGAGATCACCGTCTTCCCGACCGGCACGCCGCGCGTCTC
This genomic interval carries:
- a CDS encoding 4-hydroxy-3-methylbut-2-enyl diphosphate reductase, whose translation is MSSAVPLNVGITRSADSGASRADGEKRVLLAEPRGYCAGVDRAVETVEKALEKHGAPIYVRKEIVHNRHVVDTLTDQGVVFVDETDEVPEGALLVFSAHGVSPAVHESAAARNLRTIDATCPLVTKVHQEAKRFARDDFDILLIGHEGHEEVEGTAGEAPDHVQLVDGPDSVDAVTVRDESKVIWLSQTTLSVDETMQTVARLRERFPNLQDPPSDDICYATQNRQVAVKAMAPECDLVIVVGSRNSSNSVRLVEVALNAGAKASYLVDYAREVDPAWLDGVRTVGITSGASVPEILVRGVIDLLDEHGFHDVQPVTTANETLVFALPRELRAART
- a CDS encoding YbdD/YjiX family protein, which translates into the protein MNRVVGAVRTAWWWTGSLMGDHDYSRYVEHLRRNHPEAEVPTEREYWKARYADADANPGARCC
- a CDS encoding exonuclease SbcCD subunit D, with the protein product MRILHTSDWHIGRTFHGVDLLTDQARVLDAIAALVAEHGVDVVVVPGDVYDRSIPSADAVTVCNRGFEAIRDAGAVIVATSGNHDSAARLGAGAAFSRAGGLHLMTTVAGIGSPVVLDDEHGPVAFYGIPYLEPEITRAQLDVPTARSHAEILDAAMDRVCADLDGRNDTGPRTRSVVLAHAFVVGAEATGSERSISVGGVETVSASAFGGVDYVALGHLHSPQTLAENIRYSGSPLPYSFGERTHSKAVYLVDLDADGLRAVERVDLPVVRGLRQLTGTVQELLEDDTFRDAEDCYVSAVLTDPERPVDAMRSLQTRFPFAVHLEWQRPEGGDDLRYRDKVHGRSDLQITRSFLTDVRSEPSTGEIRLVEAALGFAGRSGEGTAEVVALEQTA
- a CDS encoding DUF6542 domain-containing protein, whose product is MSATQRARSGVPLDRRSIVPTVPGLPWWGVILLAVGVTFVGFAVDAARGTELTAAFSTFYFLGCVLAVAAAGNRALFTAIVQPPLILFVAVPLGQSLIADENSTALKDLAINVAYPLVNRFPVMLAATVVTLLIGGLRLFLLQQRKTGPARTSERRRAQRAPRAARPRRAPEESEQSPPPRRARDKDAAREHPRSARRAATPPPRRSSSSGGRTAPPPPMVDRAAQAPRSAPPRTSQAPRSVPPRTTPRPWPNPDVPAHPIPQVRYRDRYEPPFETEQPR
- a CDS encoding AI-2E family transporter; this translates as MTEKEAPAPSGSAITKPDRGHLIGVGAMWVAKWSLVLVAISLGALLFGWIIEKLWVIVLPVLLAVVVCTVLWPPTRAMTRRRIPPAAAAATSLVVFIAVVAGIIAGIVPSVVNQAPELANKATQGINQVQDWLKGPPINLQDDQIDQGIHTIVVKVQESGTVIASGVFTGVSTASSLLLTLGLVLVLSFFFIKDGPRFIPWLHSVGGGRAGRHLEVVLGRMWDTLGGFIRTQALVSLIDAVFIGAGLLILGVPLAPVLAILTFIGGFVPIVGAFVAGALAVLVALVANGLTTAVIVLIIILVVQQIEGNVLQPVLQSKSMKLHAVVVLLAVTAGGSVFGIVGAFLAVPAAAVAAVVVRYIGEQIDEHSAESNIADAVAANDDLDDAEREGVTVDEAAVAPKAD
- a CDS encoding DNA recombination protein RmuC, which produces MNALAALGMLLALAAGTALGWLLHAARSSDRAARAEAQLAALRENEALLRQSLGAVSEDSARRHSGAIGEQISRLVGPLHEAVGALAEQVDHVERNRVHAYAGLSEQVEGMHRTSQMLSTQTNRLVTALRAPQIRGRWGEIQLERVVELAGMVRHCDFDTQVSKDGVRPDLLVYLAGGKQIVVDAKVPFAAYLDAAQTEDPTAREQHLIRHARQLRTHVDQLADKTYWESFDPTPEFVVLFVPGDPFLDAALIADSGLLEHAFSRNVILATPTTLIALLRTIAHTWRQEALSQDAAKIHQLGRELYSRLGTVGAHLDRLGSQLGKAVDSFNLTVASMESRVTVTARKLHDLDVFDGDVTEVSAVDSWPRRTNLEDLSGSTGHANEAS
- a CDS encoding AAA family ATPase; the protein is MRLHRLEVEAFGPFAGSVEVDFDRLGADGLFLLHGHTGAGKTTILDAVAFALYGTVPGARKDGKRLLSDHAPAGSVPTVTLEATIAGRHLRLVRSPEFERPKRRGSGTIKENAKATLTWLDGRGENLSRIPDIADEVGRLMGMSADQFFQVVLLPQGEFAKFLRADNEERGQLLERLFDTTRFGTVEEWFLDRRRTSAHDLDEHQRAVDVLLARVATAAGIEGGADADPVTWAHKLEAEARETRDLAADDLQTAKSQAKVTRDALTEARRVLELQNRRRRAEAELEAHAAGADRRAVLVAELADARRAEPVATVARDADAARAKAAAAARNVEAITDGLRSTVGGADLVSELSWPPTADEREHIRSRIRAWRDEIVRLDGALAESLAADRLAVEVDRLRTRQVELAEAGDALSREREQLPLALREAEKALDSAQKARAAVPGLVDARDRAADAASAAADLRTRRAERDRLERGVLDARRQHQDAREHWLDLLQRRIAGMAAELAGTLEDGVPCQVCGSSEHPQPAEPSELSVTKTDEDKALAAEQKAAAAMTTATEKLGAVERAIGVLVQRGGDGDADELAQALTAAETAVGEATALGDEVERRSASLTELRDRESHLQERSRDLGVDAATVAERITASTTQLGEIRARVSEAAGDDPSVEARRARLDALAESASELLDARDAGAGAESAARELAAKAETLAGDAGFDSTADAVAAVRTAARQGEIEAVLTAARDAEVGARSVLDDPEVVAVAEADPVELASVQHAHDVAAEVVNVAVAAASDAERRLLDLERFVGQLDKAAEAIAPMQAAHEELAALAEVIAGRGQNARKMSLRSYVLAARLEEVAVSASARLGRMSAGRYEFVHSDEAGPRGRRGGLGLDIRDDYTGVVRSAKTLSGGESFLASLSLALGLADVVAAESGGVVLDTMFIDEGFGTLDADTLDSVMGVLDELRDGGRVVGIVSHVDEMRQRIPSRLHVIRGRTGSTVEVVAG